Below is a genomic region from Pontibacillus yanchengensis.
AGAAGGTGCAGTTCCTTTAACAAATAATTCATAATTAATCTGATTTGATGGTGTGAAATCACTTGGTAACTTAGCAGGGTTTGTGCCTGCTTCAACCCCTACACGTACTACTGAGGATGGTTGCTTAAAGTCTGCAGTTTCAACACCTTGAGATATATGAGACATAACTTGTCGGAAAATTTGCTGAGGAATGTCCTTCCCTTGCTTAATTGCTCCTTCTTTATATCCCGACCAAACAGAAATAGTGTAGTTCGTTGTGTACCCAGCAAACCAGGAGTCACGTGTGCCTCCACTTTCTGTATTAGTAGTTCCTGTCTTACCTGCTAATGGAAGACCAGATACATTGGCTGCTTGACCAGTGCCCGCAGGGGATTTAACTACATCCTTTAGCATGTCAGTAATCATGTAAGCCGTATAGTCTTTCATCGCAACTTGAGATTTTGTTTCAAATTCAACAGGATTTCGATCACCTTGGAATTCCACTTTGCGAACGGAATAAGGTTCATTATGAACGCCTTCATTACCAAATGCACTATAAGCACTTGCTAATTCTAACGGTGTAATATGAGTGGCACCACCGATAGCGTTTGCTTCATACATCGGATCATTTTGGAAGGAAACACCTAATCCTTCAGCAAAAGATTGTGCCTGGTCAATACCTACTTCCATGAGAGTCTTTGCTGCTGGTACGTTTCTAGAACGGGCTAATGCCTCTCTCATCGTCATCCAGCCCATGTAGCGATTATCCCAGTTATTCACATCATTATTGTCGCCGGTTTGGAATTGGTAAGGTTCGTCATTTAATTGGTGATAGGTGGACCATTTTTTAAATTCAATTGCGGGTCCATAGTCAACAATTGGCTTGAATGTTGAACCAGGTTGACGACCGATTCCTTGAATAGCATAGTTCCATGAATCATTGATGTTTTCCTTATTACGACCACCACCAATTGCACGAATGGCACCCGATTTTGTATCAAGTACTGTTAACCCAGTTTGAAACTTATTGTCTGGGAAAGGAATTGGACTATTTGGTCCCAGTAATTCTTCAACTTTCTTTTGAGCATTTTGATCCAAGGTTGTGTAAACTTTTAGTCCATCTTTATATATATCTGCACCTTCCATTTTCTGTTTGACCTCTTTGATTACTTTCTCTAAGAAAGCATCATAAGGAATATTTGTATCTGGATTTCCTTGTTCAATCATCGATGTTATTTTTACGTTTTGAGCTTTTTCAGCTTTTTCTTGACTTATTTTATTATGCTCAACCATTAGGTCTAGCACAATGTTCTTCCGTTCTTGAGCAAGGTCAGGTGCTTCAAATGGATCATACCCAACTGGACGCTGAGGCAAACCTGCTAGTAAAGCTGCTTCTGGCAATTTTAATTCATTTAAATCTTTATTAAAGTAGATTTCAGCTGCTTTTGATACACCATAAGCATTGTTTCCATAATAGATGGTGTTTAAGTACATGGTAAGAATCTGATCTTTCGAGTATTGTTGTTCCAGCCGAATAGCGAGCCATTGTTCTTGAACTTTTCGTTCGATGGATTTTTCTGGACTAAGGAAAGCATTCTTAACAACCTGTTGAGTTATCGTACTAGCTCCTTGTGAACCAAAGCCCTCCGTAATGTTCGCGTACACAGCAGCTAATATTCTCCTGAAGTCAATACCAATATGTTCGCGAAAACGTGCATCTTCAGTCGCAATGACAGCATCTTCTAACACTTGAGGGATTTCTTCATAGGATATCTTTGTGCGTTTCTGTGAACCTAAATCAGCAAATAGTTCGTCGTCTTTATCATAAATTTTCGCAGATAATGGATTTGATAATTTCTCTTCATTTAACGACGGTGCGCCGGATACATAATAGGCGAATAATCCTCCTACACCTATTGCTCCAATAATTCCAACCAATAAAATCGTCATGAGTACTCGTCTTACCATCGGTTTCTTATTTTGTTTTTTTGATTGTTTTTGTTGATTTTTTCTAGCTGTGCGAGATTGGCTATTATCTGCCATGTCTCATCGTCCTCCGTTCTTAAAGGTACACTTCATCTAGTATTGATAAATAATCTACTCTTATATGAAATTTCAATGGGATGAAATGTCCTCCTTGTTGTATATCCTTATAAGGAATTGATTTTCTTCCACCATTACTTTGACGTTCCCAATACGAAAAAAGTTTCTCTGCAGGTAACAAATATGTTTCCTCCTGTTGAGAAAAACGGAGGATAATAAAACAAATACCTCCATGTTCAATCACTTGCTTCATATGCTGTATTTGGTGTTCATGAACATTAGAAAGCGGAAAAGAAGTTTTGTTTTTTGTCTCCTTAGCTTCAAAGTCTACATACTTACCCTTATAAACACCATTATAATCTGTAGTGGAGGGTTGTTTAAAGTATGCCTCTTTTATAACAGCAGCACTACGTTTTGGGAAATCAACATTTACGATTTGGACAGGTGTTGGCTTTTTGTGAATAACAGCTTTACCTGATCGTAAGTACGCTTGGTTTGTCTGATTAATATCTTCTTCAAGTGTCATGCCTCGATTAGAGTAATCAGGTTTCTTGTTTTTTTTTTCACCTGTAGGTGGTGGTGTTCGTTTATGACCATTTGGGTAATTCATAATCAATGACCTCCCTGTGCATGTAAGTATCATATCAAAAATATATAAACGATGAGAAGAAAAATTAAAAAATCCTCTTATTTGTCATATTTTTGAACATGCTATTAGTGAGGTGAATGATTATGATTTCGAAGTTCCATCAAAACATCCTAACATCCATTAATTTAGAGACTGTTAAACATAACATCGACAACATTTCCCGTACAAAGGCCTATCAAAACATTTATATAAATCATAAAGAAATAAAATGGGCATTTTTAGCAAGTATGGTTTCTAGAAATGCAGGCTGGAATATGACAGATTTACAGCTAGAGCCATTGAAAACGTTTCTTTCAAAAAAGGTGAAAAGTAATTTATTTGCAACATACGAAAGAGCAAATTGGTTAATCTTTTCTGACGCTTATCCTCAATTACTTCTTTATGAGAGTTCCAAGAAATTTGGAGAACCCTTATTTCATTTACTTCCATACTTTCATGTTTCTAAATTCATGCAAAAAGAGTGGTGTTATTTTTGGAAAAGTCAAGATCATAATCGCTTGGTCACAGCTCTAATTATTAATGAACAAAATGTTATACAAAAACCAGTCATTCAACAACCTTTTTTCAAAAAGAAAGTGTTTCATGGTTATCAATATTTAATACAAGATTTCTTCCACATGAGTGCGGTTCTTTTTCCTACCGTCCATGGAAAAGTATATGGTTCGTACGTACACGATTTTTCG
It encodes:
- a CDS encoding DUF2515 family protein, yielding MISKFHQNILTSINLETVKHNIDNISRTKAYQNIYINHKEIKWAFLASMVSRNAGWNMTDLQLEPLKTFLSKKVKSNLFATYERANWLIFSDAYPQLLLYESSKKFGEPLFHLLPYFHVSKFMQKEWCYFWKSQDHNRLVTALIINEQNVIQKPVIQQPFFKKKVFHGYQYLIQDFFHMSAVLFPTVHGKVYGSYVHDFSNLTKRISLGKKLASLMFHPDYYPDFYTFAKVSEPIGSRYEYEQYFTTPSAKTPMLRALYPIITHKDKIRKDWYISGSSLKKRWWKPVHPHFSQDVSHRFYAKRHGLLAIQNMASAYQATKVDKKP
- the recU gene encoding Holliday junction resolvase RecU; protein product: MIMNYPNGHKRTPPPTGEKKNKKPDYSNRGMTLEEDINQTNQAYLRSGKAVIHKKPTPVQIVNVDFPKRSAAVIKEAYFKQPSTTDYNGVYKGKYVDFEAKETKNKTSFPLSNVHEHQIQHMKQVIEHGGICFIILRFSQQEETYLLPAEKLFSYWERQSNGGRKSIPYKDIQQGGHFIPLKFHIRVDYLSILDEVYL
- a CDS encoding PBP1A family penicillin-binding protein codes for the protein MADNSQSRTARKNQQKQSKKQNKKPMVRRVLMTILLVGIIGAIGVGGLFAYYVSGAPSLNEEKLSNPLSAKIYDKDDELFADLGSQKRTKISYEEIPQVLEDAVIATEDARFREHIGIDFRRILAAVYANITEGFGSQGASTITQQVVKNAFLSPEKSIERKVQEQWLAIRLEQQYSKDQILTMYLNTIYYGNNAYGVSKAAEIYFNKDLNELKLPEAALLAGLPQRPVGYDPFEAPDLAQERKNIVLDLMVEHNKISQEKAEKAQNVKITSMIEQGNPDTNIPYDAFLEKVIKEVKQKMEGADIYKDGLKVYTTLDQNAQKKVEELLGPNSPIPFPDNKFQTGLTVLDTKSGAIRAIGGGRNKENINDSWNYAIQGIGRQPGSTFKPIVDYGPAIEFKKWSTYHQLNDEPYQFQTGDNNDVNNWDNRYMGWMTMREALARSRNVPAAKTLMEVGIDQAQSFAEGLGVSFQNDPMYEANAIGGATHITPLELASAYSAFGNEGVHNEPYSVRKVEFQGDRNPVEFETKSQVAMKDYTAYMITDMLKDVVKSPAGTGQAANVSGLPLAGKTGTTNTESGGTRDSWFAGYTTNYTISVWSGYKEGAIKQGKDIPQQIFRQVMSHISQGVETADFKQPSSVVRVGVEAGTNPAKLPSDFTPSNQINYELFVKGTAPSKTSQAYDKLDPVQGLTSQYDKEKGTLTLSWSYNQDESKPVVFTVSGGAQGGEKQTIVSNTENTKAEISNLEKGKTYTFDVVAISETNSENKSDPASVQVQIPEEQDPDDILDGIGEDEDNEDNQNNGENDDNEDQEGSNNNNDNNQNNDSDNNDDDSSNNNQTNDGSTDGSTDESTDQEDQNSSNENNQNDTSNDGETDQSDDS